TATCGTCGGTTCGCTTCTCCACCTGTTCGGAGATTGCCTCGTTTAATATAACAAGCTTGGTTGGAAGTGAGGATCATATTTCGTGTTCGATATCAAGATTGTATATTATGATGCAAACTTTGAATATGATTGTGGCTTTGTGAAGGAGAGTTTTATATTGAATCCTTTAGCATATGTTACAGAATAAGTATCATTCTCTAACCAAGATTGCACCAAAGCTTCGTTATTCCATGTGGTATTGATTTCTTAACTCTTAAATGATGTGAAACGCCgcctttgttctttttgttggcAGTGAAATGAACTTCTGTGGcaatcaatttctttctctCAAGTTATACACTGTAAAAGTGGTCAGATATACTGCTTCTGGCGCTTGTATCTGAAAGAGAGATAAAAAGTTTCATGGATTAGTTGTGTTTCCCATGCTTATTTAATTCAGGAAACTCGTCCGATAATGAGTTTTGAACGTCGTTGATTTGGATCCCACAAACAGCTACTATGGTTGGGAGGAGGAACTCTGGAAAGGCTTCCCCACTATTTCTAGTTCTCTTGGCTCTTTCTTTCTGCTTTGTAACTTATAATTTGGTGACAGCTATTATTCAGTATGGATCAATTGGAAGGGAAGTTGGTGATAACTCGTATGACCGATTATCGAATGACCCTATCATTGAAATGCCAGAGAATGTGAGAAAAGGGAAGACAAAGGCACCTTTCCATGTTGCTTTGACAGCGACCGACGCTCCTTATAGTAAATGGCAATGTCGTATTATGTATTACTGgtacaagaagaagaagaatttgcCTGAATCTGAGATGGGAGGGTTCACTCGTATTTTACATTCTGGACAACCTGATAACCTAATGGATGAGATTCCTACTATGGTGGTGGATCCACTTCCTGCTGGTGTGGACCGGGTGAGGTTTCTTTTACCTTATCACACTTCCTTCTTCGCATTCATTAACATGCTGATAGCTACTTCGAACGTTCTCATTGCTCGTTTCTGTGGAATGTCTTGTATTCAACggtgtgatatctcacatcggttggagagggataCGAAgcatataagggtgtggaaacctctccctagcagatacgttttaaaaccttgaggggaagcccagaagggaaagcccaaagaggacaatatcttctagcggtgaacttgggctgttacaaatggtattagagccagacatcgggcggtgtgccagcaaggatgctggcctcccaaggggggtggattgtgatatctcatatcggttggagaagggaacgtggaaacctctccttgaggggaaacccaagaggcaaagcccaaagaggataatatcttctagcagtgggcttgagctgttacaagaggactaggattttttttttctttccattttttcatttaattatattttctgttCTCAGGGCTACGTCGTCTTGAACAGACCGTGGGCCTTCGTGCAGTGGCTGGAAAAGGCAACAATAGAGGAAGAGTGAGAATTTTATGTAAAACCATTGAAGAATGGAACTCTTCATAAATATTACTAGTTGGATTCTTGAGTATCAAattctctttgatttcttttggttGCAGATATATATTAATGGCAGAACCAGATCATATATTTGTTAATCCGCTTCCTAATTTATCTGATGGAGGTTATCCAGCTgcctttccatttttctaCATCAAACCtactcaaaatgaaaaagtttTGAGAAAGTTTTTCCCCGAGGAATATGGTCCCGTAACCAAAGTCGATCCAATCGGCAAC
The nucleotide sequence above comes from Cucurbita pepo subsp. pepo cultivar mu-cu-16 chromosome LG11, ASM280686v2, whole genome shotgun sequence. Encoded proteins:
- the LOC111805084 gene encoding hydroxyproline O-arabinosyltransferase 3-like, with amino-acid sequence MVGRRNSGKASPLFLVLLALSFCFVTYNLVTAIIQYGSIGREVGDNSYDRLSNDPIIEMPENVRKGKTKAPFHVALTATDAPYSKWQCRIMYYWYKKKKNLPESEMGGFTRILHSGQPDNLMDEIPTMVVDPLPAGVDRGYVVLNRPWAFVQWLEKATIEEEYILMAEPDHIFVNPLPNLSDGGYPAAFPFFYIKPTQNEKVLRKFFPEEYGPVTKVDPIGNSPVIIRKDLLEKIAPTWMNISLKMKDDPEADKAFGWVLEMYAYAIASALHGVQHVLRKDFMLQPPWDMDIGKKFIIHYTYGCDYNLKGELTYGKMGEWRFDKRSHLRGPLPRNLPLPPRGVPESVVTLVKMVNEATANIPNWEAT